The Arachis ipaensis cultivar K30076 chromosome B05, Araip1.1, whole genome shotgun sequence nucleotide sequence ctcaaataaccgaaccaaaccgcaccgcgaacacccctagcgACAGCTAGAGAGGGAAAATTTCGAGGAAGGTGGGTCTGTCCTTgaggggcccacctctgacaagGTATATATGAGGAGGGTCCTATCCCTCCCCCCGAGTTACGTCACTACACCTTTACTCACTGCTACTTGCATACTTCCTGACTTGGGCGTCGAAGTGTCATTGCAGGTGGCTCCCCCCATATTTCACGAAGAGCTCGGGAGGTCGTTCGCTCGCGCATCACTCACACCAGACCCAGATTCAGGCCTACCCCCATCAACATCCAGGGATCAGCCCCACCCTTTCGGAACCCCGAGTTACCGAACATTGGTGCCGTCTGTGGGGACAAGCCTGGCAAGGATGGACTTTCTGTTAAGTCCCGTAGAGGTGAACCACGCAGGGAGGAAATGGTCCCGAGAAGCGATATGGTAGCCTCAGTGGCTTCCTCTCGCGAATGCACCAGATCCCCCCTGCGACAACCTGAGCTCCCTTCGCGCTCCTACGGTAGGCGACCATTCGGCGGAACAGGTAGTGATAGCGCCAGAATAATACAAGAGCTGCGCCACAGAGTGCAAAATCTAGAGTGGGAGGTGGCCAACAGAGAGCACCACCGACCAACTCCAAGGCAAGAGTGCTCCTGGTCTCCTCAAAGAAGAGGGAGAAGTCCCCAAAGGAGTCACTCCAGACGTACCCTGAGCCCCCAATCGGAGGCAGAAAGTCAAGGAAAAAGCAGGGAAGCGCCAAGGAGACGGCGAGATTCCGTGATTTACACCCGACCCCCGACAAGAAATACTGCGAAGGAGAACCGAGAAGACAGCAGAGAAAGACCAAGGAGAAGGCGACCACCCGTGATCATGGGGGCAACCCCTTTTCATCATTCGATCCTCGAGGTCCAGCTACCGAAGTACTTCGATAAGCCAACAGACATGAGGTACAATGGGACCCAAGACCCCTAAGAACACttaacggcctttgaggccaggatgaacctggaaggggtGGATGATGAAGTAAGATGTCGCACCTTCCCCGTGACCTTAGCTGGACCGACAATTCGATGGTTCAATGCTCTCCCCCAGGGTTCTATAACCACCTTTGCTGACATCAGTTGCGCCTTTCTAGCTCAGTTCACCACACGCATCGCTAAAACGAAGCACCCGATCAACCTGCTCGGGGTGACACAGAGAAACAGCGAGCTGACCAGGAAGTACCTTGATAGGTTCAATGACGAGTGCTTGGAGATCGATGGCCTAACCGACTCGGTGGCCAGCTTGTGCTTGACGAACGGGTTGTTGAACGAGGATTTCAGAAAACATCTCACCACCAAGCCCGTGTGGACGATGCAAGAAATCCAGAACATGGCCAGGGAATATATCAATGATGAAGAGGTTAGCCAGGTTGTGGCAGCCAACAAACGGTAGCCCGCCTACAACCATACCCGTCAGGCCGGTAGCGAGGAAAGGCCCAGGGAACACTCCAAGGACGGGGCCCCGGCTAAAACTTTCAAGCAGTTCCCCCGGGTAGGAAAGTTTACCAACTATACCCCCCAAACAGCCCCAATTGTCGAAGTTTATCAACATATCGCCGACAAAGGCATCCTGTCAAAGCCCCGACAACTGAAAGACAGAACGGGGGAAAATAAAAGCCTCTATTGCGATTACCACAAGGGGTACGACCACAAGACTCAAGATTGTTTCGACCTAAAAGATGCCTTAGAGCAGGCGATCCGGGAAGGAAAGCTGGCCGAGTTTTCTCACCTTATAAGTAAACCCCGGAGACGGGATCGCGATCGGTCCGGCAATGACAGAAGCCGCACCGTGAACAGAGACAAGAACCAGAGGACAATGAGCGCAGCCTCACCATCGTGAACGTCGTGGTCGGAAGAGACGTGGCTCCTAGGTCGAAATCGGCAAACAGGAAGGACGCTAAAGTCTTGGCCGTGTCATCATCCGGTTTTGCCCCTCCCTCCAGGAGGATACCGTCAATATCATTTAGACCCGAAGACCAATGGTTTGATGACTTATCAGAGAACCCTCCGATGGTGATCACAGCTAGAGTTGGAACTGGCTTAGTAAAGCGAATCCTGGTTGATACTGGAGCcgactcgaacatcatgtttcgCAATGTGTTTGATGCTTTGGGCCTGCGAAACGCCGACCTAAAGTCTCACCGACACAGCGTAGTCGGCTTGGGGGATAACTTTATTAAATCAGATGGAATAGTCTCTCTACCAGTGTCCATAGGAGGAGGAAGAGGGAAGAGGTCGGTGATGGCGGAGTTCGTGGTCTTGAGGGACTCCACGGCCTACAACCTCATTTtgggaagaaagactatcaacgAGTTCGGAGCAGTGATTTGCACAAAGCTATTGATGATGAAGTTTGTTACAGATGATGGGTCAGTTGGATTCATCAGGGGAGATTTGGAAACGGCAGTCGCGTGCGACAACGCCAGCCTCTCCCTGAGGAAGAAATCCAAAGAGGCATCCTGAGTCTTCCTCGCCGACCTGGACGTCAGGGTGGACGACAAACCCAGGCCAGAACCCGAGGGGGACCTCGATAAGTTCAGGGTCGGCAATTCAGAGGAAAAGTTCACCTTCGTGAACAGAAACCTGTCCCATGACTTGAAAGAACATTCGGTGGAAATGATCAGAGCTAATGGCGACCTATTCGCTTGGACGCTGGCCGACATGCCGGGGATAGACCCCTAGTTCATGTCACACCATCTGGCCGTGAGGGCAGAGGCCAAACCGGTGGctcaaagaagaaggaaaatgtcCCAAGAAAGGGCGGAAGAGGTGGCCAGGCAAACGGCCAGTCTGCTAGAAGTGGGCTTCATTCGGGAACTCGACTACTCGACTTGGCTGTCAAATGTAGTCTTAGTTAAAAAGTCCAGCGggaaatggagaatgtgcgtggaTTATTCTGATCTTaacaaagcatgccccaaagATTCCTCCCCCCTCCCCAACATTGATGCTCTTGTTGACGCGGTGGTGGGGTACCGGTATCTGAGTTTCATGGACGcctattctgggtacaatcagataccgatgcaccggccagacgAAGAGAAAACGGCGTTTATAATGCGAGGAGGAACGTACTGCTACAAGGTGATGCCATTTGGACTGAAGAACGCAGGGGCTACgtaccaaaggttgatgaacaagatattcaaaGATCTTATCGGCAAGACAGTGGAAGTGTACGTAGACGATATCCTGGTCAAGACCACCAAAGCTGAGGACCTCATCGGTGACCTGGAGAACGTGTTCGCCTCCCTTCGGtgacacggcatgaggcttaatccGCTCAAATGCACTTTCACCATGGAAGCTGGAAAATTCTTGGGGTTTATGATAACCCAAAGAGGAGTGGAGGCCAACTCGGAAAAGTGCAAAGAAATCAAACAAATGAAGAGCCCGGGATGTGTGAAAGATATCCAAAGGTTGGCGGGAAGACTTACCGCGCTATCTCGCTTCCTCGGTGCCTCGGCGGCTAAAGCTCTgccattcttcaacttgatgaaaaaGGGGATAGTGGTCGAGTGGACCCCGGCGTGTGAAGAAGTTAGCATACGCACTCCTGACCTCGTCCCGCAGGCTGCGGCAATACTTCCAAGGACACCAGGTAATTGTCAAGACGGATCAGGCAATCCGCCAGGTACTCCAGAAACCCGATCTGGCGGGCAGGTTGATGACTTGGGCTGTTGAACTGTCCCAGTACGACTTGCAATATGATCCCAGGCACGCGATCAAGGTTCAAGCCATGGTTGACTTCCTAGTAGAAGTCACAAGAGACCCTACCGGAACACCGAGCACACGGTAGAAGCTCCATGTGGACGGAGCATCCAACCAAACATTCGGAGGAGCAGGAATCATCCTGAAAAATCCAACCAGAGTTGTATATGAGTAGTCAGTCAAGTTTGAATTTCCGGTATCAAACAATCAAGTGGAGTACGAGGCCCTGCTGGGCGGCCTAGTTCTAGCAAGAGAGGTTGGAGCCACCAGATTAAAAATATGTAGCGACTCACAGGTCGTGACCTCACAGATCAATGGGACATACCAAGCCAGAGATTCGCTATTGCATAAATATCTGGAAAAAGTCAAACAGTTGAGCAAGCAATTTGAGGAAGTCACGGTGCAGCACGTCCTGAGAGagaggaacacacgggcagactTCCTGTCAAAACTAGCGAGCACAAAGCCAGGGACGGGAAACCGATCTCTCATTTAGGGTTCGGTAAAAGAACCAACAGTGACCATACATTTAACCCAGGCAGATCCTTCCTGGATGGACCCAATCACCAATTTCTTGG carries:
- the LOC107641038 gene encoding uncharacterized protein LOC107641038; protein product: MNLEGVDDEVRCRTFPVTLAGPTIRWFNALPQGSITTFADISCAFLAQFTTRIAKTKHPINLLGVTQRNSELTRKYLDRFNDECLEIDGLTDSVASLCLTNGLLNEDFRKHLTTKPVWTMQEIQNMAREYINDEEVSQVVAANKR